The proteins below are encoded in one region of Marinobacter sp. F4206:
- a CDS encoding efflux RND transporter periplasmic adaptor subunit, with protein MARIFLITAIGWLLMSTALAQDSAEDRVVSTPVLTQTLEERIQLDGVIEAVQQSTVSAQTSGTVEALPFDVDDSVAAGDLIVQLEDSEQQARLRQARAVLNEARAGADDAQQTFERISAIRERGLVSRQEFDRARNNLAGARARVERAQAGVAEAEEQLGYTRIVAPYGGILTERHVEIGESVNPGQPLLSGLSLEQLRVVVDLPQKYADLARSRRQATVTLADGRVLATREMTFYPYADPATHTFRLRMRLNEPDGLLFPGMLVKVGVPVGARESLWVPASSLIQRSELRAVFILDDQDRPRLRQVRTGVRDGDRLEILAGVDEGERVVVNPAALVGSDRLNQPESAQTGGEESR; from the coding sequence ATGGCTAGGATTTTCCTGATCACCGCAATCGGCTGGCTGCTGATGTCGACGGCCCTGGCCCAGGATTCGGCGGAGGACCGGGTGGTATCGACCCCGGTGCTGACACAGACGCTGGAGGAGAGAATCCAGCTTGATGGGGTGATCGAAGCGGTGCAGCAAAGCACCGTATCCGCTCAGACCAGTGGAACCGTTGAGGCGCTGCCGTTCGATGTTGACGATTCGGTGGCGGCCGGTGACCTGATCGTCCAGCTGGAGGATAGCGAACAGCAGGCGCGCCTTCGTCAGGCCCGGGCGGTGCTGAATGAGGCCCGGGCCGGGGCAGACGATGCACAGCAGACTTTCGAACGCATCTCTGCCATCCGGGAACGGGGGCTGGTATCGCGACAGGAATTTGATCGGGCCCGGAATAACCTGGCGGGCGCCCGGGCGCGGGTTGAGCGGGCCCAGGCGGGTGTTGCCGAGGCGGAAGAACAACTGGGTTACACCCGCATCGTGGCACCCTATGGCGGTATTCTGACCGAGCGCCACGTGGAAATCGGTGAATCGGTGAATCCCGGTCAGCCGTTGCTGAGTGGGCTTTCCCTGGAGCAGCTGCGGGTGGTGGTGGACCTGCCCCAGAAATACGCCGACCTGGCCCGTTCCCGGCGTCAGGCCACCGTGACCCTGGCGGATGGCCGGGTGCTGGCAACCCGCGAAATGACCTTCTACCCCTACGCCGATCCGGCCACTCACACCTTCCGGTTGCGGATGCGGCTGAATGAGCCCGATGGCTTACTGTTTCCGGGCATGCTGGTCAAGGTGGGTGTCCCGGTCGGCGCCCGTGAGTCGCTGTGGGTGCCGGCCAGCAGCCTGATCCAGCGCAGCGAACTGAGGGCTGTGTTCATTCTTGATGACCAGGATCGCCCCCGTCTGCGTCAGGTACGGACCGGTGTCCGTGACGGCGATCGTCTGGAAATCCTTGCCGGTGTGGATGAGGGCGAACGCGTGGTGGTGAACCCAGCGGCACTGGTAGGCAGTGATCGCCTGAATCAACCTGAGTCAGCGCAAACCGGCGGGGAGGAGAGCCGGTGA
- a CDS encoding ABC transporter ATP-binding protein, producing the protein MHNELLRVRGLAKSFDSGTEQVPVLSGIALTLGRGESLALMGRSGSGKSTLLNLLCGLEQPDAGVISVCGDTFDDRQPGAPDAHARSWADLRRRRIGVVFQDANLMPALSLLDNVRLRASLAGQSQADCPAWLDRLGIGELADRYPDQVSGGQRQRAALAMVFAIKPVLILADEPTGSLDRHTADEVADELFRLRSDSGCALVLATHDTELAARCDQRLDLAHTAPA; encoded by the coding sequence ATGCACAATGAGTTGCTGAGGGTTCGCGGACTGGCCAAGAGCTTTGACAGCGGCACCGAACAGGTGCCCGTGCTGTCGGGCATTGCCCTGACTCTGGGTCGCGGCGAGTCCCTGGCCCTGATGGGGCGCTCGGGATCCGGCAAGAGCACCTTGCTGAACCTGCTGTGCGGACTGGAGCAACCGGATGCCGGGGTAATTTCGGTGTGCGGCGACACCTTTGATGACCGGCAGCCCGGGGCCCCGGATGCGCACGCGCGAAGTTGGGCGGACCTGCGACGCCGGCGTATTGGTGTGGTCTTCCAGGACGCCAACCTGATGCCGGCGTTGTCACTGCTCGACAATGTGCGCCTGAGGGCCAGCCTGGCCGGGCAGAGTCAGGCAGACTGCCCGGCCTGGCTTGACCGTCTCGGTATTGGCGAACTTGCCGATCGCTATCCGGACCAGGTATCCGGTGGTCAACGGCAACGGGCCGCCCTGGCCATGGTGTTTGCCATCAAGCCGGTTCTGATCCTGGCGGATGAACCGACCGGCAGTCTCGACCGTCACACCGCGGACGAGGTCGCCGATGAACTGTTCCGGCTCCGGTCCGACAGCGGCTGCGCCCTCGTTCTGGCTACCCACGATACCGAACTGGCCGCCCGTTGCGACCAGCGACTGGACCTGGCGCACACGGCCCCAGCCTAG
- a CDS encoding efflux RND transporter permease subunit, which translates to MSEELPKVGPSGAIARVFQDNKLTPLLAVLAIVLGVLAVIVTPKEEEPQIDVTMADIMVGFPGASAREVESAIATPAEQVMSEIQGVEHVYSVARQGQAVITVEFDVGVVRQEALVRLYNQVYSNQDWLPANLGATQPVVKPKGIDDVPVMTLTLYDPVNGHTGEELTRLAHMLEVALKRVPGTRDIYTVGGVPDRVDVRFDPALLAGFGLTIGDIRNALQAANASSQESRVTRNNLSIPVQVGTLLESVEDVRRLVVGMHNGAAVHLEDVAEVRRGGTVVDQSVMTGFGPGTRSGTAGKPGEVFPAVTLAVAKKPGENAIDITTAIQERLDMLRNQTLPAEVEVLVTRDYGETASQKARKLISDLISATLAVMVLVLAAMGWRQALIVGIAVLITLLLTLVFSWAWGFTLNRVSLFALIFSIGILVDDGIVITENINRRIQNSRRAVKDIIPVAVDEVGTPTIMASLTIMAALLPMAFVSGLMGPYMSPIPINASAGMVISQVVAFVVAPWLAFRLLRHKQGQAAREAAEASSSADGVSPVSLKIFRTLLSPFLGDHHWRRRLLALGVVLLTGAAASLPVFQMVILKMLPFDNKSEVQVVVDMPERTPMEKTQQVLLEMGHYLETVDEVANWQAYAGTASPINFNGLVRQYYLRGEPYHGDLQVNLVAEESRERQSHAIAQSLRGPLTDIGDRHGAEVKIVEVPPGPPVLSPVVAEIYAVDNERRAELATRVAEGMTGVQGLVDIDTTLEAPTRQWEVVIDRPRAARLGVSQAQVVGALQTVLGGRGVSFLHDDHAKYPVPIRIILGEGDKAQPSALLSVKVRSRGGELVPLASIAEVREADWMGAIYHKDLLPVTYVTADMAGEIDSPLYGMFAMVDRLEQDPTAPEQYFINQPPLPEKGTLKWDGEWQITYETFRDMGAAYSVGVFMIFVLLVAQFRSYVLPLVVMAPIPLTLIGILPGHGLLGREFTATSMIGMIALAGIIVRNSILLVVFIRQLLEEGVELDEAVVLAGAVRIKPIALTAISAVVGAYFILNDPIFNGLAISLVFGLAMSTLMTVVVVPLLYYTLARCNWL; encoded by the coding sequence GTGAGCGAGGAACTGCCGAAGGTCGGGCCTTCCGGAGCCATTGCCCGGGTTTTTCAGGATAACAAGCTGACACCTCTGCTGGCCGTGCTGGCCATCGTGCTCGGTGTGCTGGCGGTGATCGTGACACCGAAGGAAGAGGAGCCCCAGATTGACGTCACCATGGCCGATATCATGGTGGGCTTTCCCGGCGCCAGTGCCCGGGAGGTGGAAAGCGCCATTGCCACGCCCGCCGAACAGGTGATGAGCGAGATCCAGGGCGTTGAGCATGTTTACTCCGTCGCTCGCCAGGGGCAGGCGGTGATCACCGTTGAGTTTGACGTGGGCGTGGTCCGGCAGGAGGCCCTGGTGCGCCTGTACAACCAGGTATATTCCAACCAGGACTGGTTGCCGGCGAATCTGGGGGCGACACAGCCGGTGGTCAAGCCCAAGGGCATCGACGATGTGCCGGTGATGACCCTGACCCTGTACGACCCGGTCAACGGCCACACGGGCGAGGAGCTTACCCGGCTGGCCCACATGCTGGAAGTGGCCCTGAAGCGGGTGCCGGGCACCCGCGATATCTACACCGTGGGCGGTGTTCCCGACCGGGTCGATGTCCGGTTTGACCCGGCCCTGCTTGCCGGTTTCGGGCTCACCATTGGCGATATCCGGAACGCCCTGCAAGCGGCCAATGCCAGCAGCCAGGAGTCCCGTGTCACCCGCAACAACCTGTCGATACCGGTGCAGGTGGGCACCCTGCTCGAGTCGGTGGAGGACGTCCGCCGATTGGTGGTCGGCATGCACAATGGCGCGGCCGTGCATCTGGAGGATGTGGCCGAGGTTCGCCGGGGCGGCACCGTGGTGGATCAGAGCGTGATGACCGGCTTTGGCCCCGGAACCCGGTCCGGTACCGCCGGGAAACCCGGTGAGGTCTTCCCGGCGGTGACCCTCGCGGTGGCCAAGAAGCCCGGCGAAAACGCCATCGACATCACCACGGCGATCCAGGAACGGCTGGACATGCTTCGGAACCAGACCCTGCCGGCGGAGGTGGAAGTCCTGGTCACCCGGGATTATGGTGAGACCGCGTCCCAGAAAGCCCGCAAGCTGATTTCGGACCTGATTTCAGCCACCCTGGCCGTGATGGTTCTGGTGCTGGCGGCCATGGGCTGGCGCCAGGCGTTGATCGTGGGTATTGCGGTTCTGATTACCCTGCTGCTGACGCTGGTGTTTTCCTGGGCCTGGGGCTTCACCCTCAACCGGGTCTCGCTGTTTGCGCTGATCTTCTCCATCGGCATCCTGGTCGATGATGGCATCGTCATCACCGAGAACATCAACCGGCGCATCCAGAACTCGCGCCGGGCGGTGAAGGATATTATTCCGGTGGCGGTGGATGAAGTGGGTACCCCCACCATCATGGCCAGCCTCACTATCATGGCGGCGCTGCTCCCGATGGCCTTTGTCAGTGGCCTGATGGGGCCCTATATGAGCCCGATTCCGATCAACGCCTCGGCCGGCATGGTGATTTCCCAGGTCGTGGCCTTCGTAGTGGCGCCCTGGCTGGCCTTCCGGCTGCTGCGGCACAAGCAGGGGCAGGCCGCGCGCGAGGCGGCTGAAGCTTCCAGTTCCGCCGATGGCGTGAGCCCCGTGTCCCTGAAAATTTTCCGGACCCTGCTGTCGCCATTCCTCGGCGATCATCACTGGCGGCGCCGGTTGCTGGCATTGGGGGTGGTGCTGCTGACCGGAGCGGCGGCCTCGCTGCCGGTGTTCCAGATGGTGATCCTGAAGATGCTGCCCTTCGACAACAAATCCGAAGTGCAGGTTGTGGTGGATATGCCCGAGCGCACGCCCATGGAGAAAACCCAGCAGGTTCTGCTGGAAATGGGGCATTACCTGGAGACGGTGGACGAGGTGGCCAACTGGCAGGCCTATGCCGGGACCGCGTCCCCGATCAACTTCAACGGGCTGGTGCGCCAGTACTACCTGCGGGGCGAGCCCTACCATGGGGATCTCCAGGTGAACCTGGTCGCCGAGGAGAGCCGGGAGCGGCAATCCCACGCGATTGCCCAGTCGCTGCGGGGGCCCTTGACGGACATCGGTGACCGTCACGGCGCCGAAGTGAAGATTGTTGAGGTGCCGCCCGGCCCGCCGGTACTGTCGCCGGTGGTGGCGGAAATCTATGCCGTGGATAACGAGCGACGGGCCGAGTTGGCGACCCGGGTGGCCGAAGGCATGACCGGCGTGCAGGGGCTGGTCGATATCGACACCACCCTCGAAGCCCCGACCCGGCAGTGGGAGGTGGTGATTGACCGGCCCCGTGCTGCTCGTCTCGGGGTGTCCCAGGCCCAGGTTGTCGGCGCCCTGCAGACGGTGCTGGGCGGCCGGGGGGTCAGTTTCCTGCACGACGATCACGCCAAGTACCCGGTGCCGATCCGGATCATCCTGGGGGAGGGCGACAAGGCCCAGCCTTCGGCACTGCTGTCGGTGAAAGTCCGCAGTCGCGGTGGCGAGCTGGTGCCCCTGGCCAGTATCGCCGAGGTCCGCGAAGCGGACTGGATGGGGGCAATCTATCACAAGGACCTGCTGCCGGTGACGTATGTGACCGCGGACATGGCGGGTGAAATCGATTCGCCGCTGTATGGCATGTTCGCCATGGTGGACCGGCTGGAGCAGGACCCGACTGCCCCGGAACAGTATTTCATCAACCAGCCCCCCTTGCCGGAGAAGGGCACCCTGAAATGGGACGGTGAATGGCAGATTACTTACGAGACTTTCCGGGATATGGGCGCGGCCTACAGTGTCGGGGTGTTCATGATCTTCGTGCTGCTGGTAGCCCAGTTTCGGTCCTACGTGTTGCCACTGGTGGTCATGGCGCCCATCCCCCTGACCCTGATTGGCATTCTGCCCGGGCACGGACTGCTGGGCCGGGAGTTCACCGCCACCAGTATGATCGGCATGATCGCCCTGGCCGGCATCATCGTGCGCAACTCCATTTTGCTGGTGGTGTTTATCCGGCAGTTGCTGGAGGAGGGGGTCGAGCTGGACGAGGCCGTGGTGCTGGCCGGGGCCGTTCGGATCAAGCCCATCGCCCTGACCGCGATCTCGGCCGTGGTCGGAGCCTACTTCATCCTGAACGACCCGATTTTCAATGGCCTGGCGATTTCGCTGGTCTTCGGTTTGGCGATGTCGACCCTGATGACGGTGGTTGTGGTACCGCTGCTGTACTACACGCTGGCACGCTGTAACTGGCTGTAA
- a CDS encoding efflux RND transporter periplasmic adaptor subunit, with protein sequence MSKRLFPLIILAIGILGFLVLKMTRPEPAEVSATERSWRVTVQTIEPGTHTPLLPLYGQVVAPEQLTVTATLAGRIEARPVSEGERVLAGALLVALDDADIGPVVDQAEAQVADLQAQLRAEDVRYRNDQSAIRSERAIRDNAGRQLERTESLLTRNLASREDLEAASDALARAELTVSVRQRAIEEHPARLQSLEAKLAQAEANLETTRRDARRARLEAPFDGVVTDVQVAPGDQVARNEPLLSLYPERGLELRARVPALFRAELLAALDRGENLIARSENDGHRFELSRFAGTADPAGTEAILTLSGAAEGLRPGELLPVLLERPERDQTVAIPFSALYGANAVYLMNRDNRMERVTVRRIGEARADNGERWLVVAGDALEPGARLITTHLPNAVTGLKVELAESPGEPSS encoded by the coding sequence ATGTCCAAACGACTCTTTCCACTGATTATTCTTGCCATTGGCATCCTCGGTTTCCTGGTTCTCAAGATGACTCGTCCGGAGCCGGCGGAAGTGAGTGCCACCGAACGCAGCTGGCGGGTAACTGTGCAGACCATTGAGCCTGGCACCCACACGCCCCTGCTACCACTCTATGGCCAGGTGGTGGCGCCGGAGCAGCTGACGGTCACGGCGACGTTGGCGGGTCGCATCGAGGCGCGACCGGTGTCGGAAGGGGAACGGGTCCTGGCGGGGGCGTTGCTGGTCGCCCTGGACGATGCCGACATCGGGCCGGTGGTGGACCAGGCTGAAGCCCAGGTGGCGGATCTTCAGGCGCAGCTGCGAGCCGAGGACGTGCGCTACCGTAACGACCAGTCCGCCATCCGCAGTGAACGGGCCATCCGGGACAATGCCGGCCGCCAGCTGGAGCGCACCGAATCGCTGCTGACCCGTAACCTGGCCTCGCGGGAAGATCTTGAAGCAGCCTCCGATGCCCTGGCCCGGGCCGAGCTGACGGTCAGCGTGCGCCAGCGCGCCATTGAGGAACACCCGGCTCGCCTGCAGAGCCTGGAAGCGAAACTGGCCCAGGCCGAAGCCAATCTGGAAACCACACGGCGCGATGCCCGGCGGGCGCGCCTGGAGGCGCCCTTTGACGGTGTGGTGACCGACGTGCAGGTGGCCCCCGGGGATCAGGTGGCCCGTAATGAGCCATTATTGTCGCTGTATCCCGAGCGCGGGCTGGAATTGAGAGCACGGGTACCGGCTCTGTTCCGGGCAGAATTGCTGGCGGCCCTGGACCGGGGCGAGAACCTGATCGCCCGCAGTGAAAACGATGGCCATCGATTCGAGCTGTCCCGGTTTGCCGGTACCGCCGATCCAGCAGGCACCGAAGCCATCCTCACTCTGTCGGGCGCCGCTGAGGGCCTTCGCCCGGGCGAATTGCTGCCGGTCCTCCTGGAGCGGCCGGAGCGCGACCAGACCGTCGCCATTCCCTTCAGCGCCCTGTACGGCGCCAACGCCGTCTACCTGATGAACCGCGATAACCGTATGGAACGGGTGACGGTCCGGCGTATCGGTGAAGCCCGGGCCGACAACGGCGAGCGCTGGCTGGTGGTTGCCGGGGATGCCCTGGAACCCGGCGCACGCCTGATCACCACCCACCTCCCCAACGCGGTGACCGGCCTGAAAGTGGAGCTGGCGGAGAGTCCCGGGGAACCCTCGTCATGA
- a CDS encoding potassium channel family protein → MINVTILNALIVAAVVLIHHESLIRLSGLLSSMRQSHHFRIIVAVFGILVAHTVQVWIFAVAYYFLHHGEGWGELVGNFSGSLLDCAYFSFTTFTTLGYGDIDALGHLRHLTGIEALTGLVLITWSASFLFVEMQRYWPTR, encoded by the coding sequence CTGATCAATGTCACCATCCTCAACGCCCTCATTGTGGCCGCGGTCGTACTTATCCACCATGAATCGCTGATCCGACTGAGCGGACTGCTCTCCAGCATGCGCCAGAGCCATCACTTCCGGATAATTGTCGCCGTTTTCGGCATCCTCGTGGCGCACACCGTCCAGGTCTGGATCTTCGCCGTAGCCTACTACTTCCTGCACCATGGTGAGGGCTGGGGCGAACTGGTCGGCAATTTCAGCGGCAGCCTGCTGGACTGTGCGTACTTCTCGTTCACCACCTTCACCACCCTCGGTTACGGCGACATCGACGCTTTGGGCCACCTTCGCCACCTTACCGGCATTGAAGCACTGACCGGTCTGGTACTGATCACCTGGAGCGCCTCGTTCCTGTTCGTGGAAATGCAGCGCTACTGGCCCACCCGCTAG
- a CDS encoding efflux RND transporter permease subunit: MRRRKGIIGFFVHHRVAANLVMLMMLLGGALALTRMNIQFFPTFALDVVSVQVVWSGASAEDVEQGITNPLEQRLRSIDGLKKMTSTSAQGVSSITLEFHEGTNPIQALDDVGQQVDEFTNLPADAEEPQVTRVERYEPVARLLVYGDVARSELRALSYRYEDELLERGIDRVAITGLPEQQISIDVPVERLETLGLSLEQIADRVASISRDLPAGMMAQQDATRELRAVEQRRSPQAFESVPVLSGDRIQLRLGDIAIIRQEARDNQVTLTRDGHPAVELQLQRAENGNSLAAAEVLDQWLKETRPTLPPSLKLEVYDQTWQLLNDRISLLVTNGLGGLVLVVCLLYLFLPGRVALWVAIGIPTAFLASMAVLWGIGGSINMISLFALIMALGVIVDDAIVVGEDADAHARMGEESIYASEGAAKRMVWPVLASSLTTVAAFMPLLVVGGVIGNILGDIPTVMICVLVASLLECFIVLPAHLRHAFVERPGKSRAPEARVNPVGRLRAGFERRFDHFRQGTFRRFSLLSLKHRGMTLAGALALSLLTVGLLVGGRLGFNFFPTPEPSIFYANASFVAGTDQGTVDRFLAQMRQTLNDTEEALGGDLILHAVTTRGATLGAEGRSRNGDELGAMMIELVPSDQRSVRNPDFINEWRSRLRLPAGLDNLSISERQAGPPGRDVNVRLTGNDAESLKAAADELSQSLATLPGVLDVEDDMPWGREQLIYQVSAYGEALGLTTAELGRQLRAAFDGRIAQIYQDGRDEVEVRVQLPRYQRERLSTLSQMTVRVSDGRFVPLSQVMNLDHRQGFQALRHADGKLSVEVTSGLNTRVSTTDQILDSLQAEALPDIASRFNVRYSFEGRAADQRETLADMRTGLMIGLGLMYVVLAWVFASWSLPLIVMAIIPFALVGALLGHWLMGLQLTILSLFGLFGLSGIVVNNAIILVAFYNQQRQKGLGITEALNEAAVQRVRAVLLTSLTTIGGLLPLLFETSLQAQFLIPMATSIAFGLGLSTLLVLLVIPVLLSWMEQFREWQAHRHGETATPLGAEE, encoded by the coding sequence ATGAGACGCCGGAAGGGCATAATCGGATTCTTCGTCCATCACCGGGTTGCGGCCAACCTGGTGATGCTGATGATGCTGCTCGGTGGCGCACTGGCCCTGACCCGGATGAACATCCAGTTTTTTCCCACCTTTGCCCTCGACGTGGTCAGTGTCCAGGTGGTCTGGAGCGGGGCTTCGGCCGAGGACGTCGAGCAGGGCATCACCAATCCGCTGGAGCAGCGGCTGCGCAGCATCGATGGTCTGAAAAAGATGACGTCGACCTCGGCCCAGGGCGTGTCCTCCATCACCCTGGAGTTTCATGAAGGCACCAATCCGATCCAGGCGCTCGACGATGTCGGCCAACAGGTGGACGAATTCACCAACCTGCCGGCCGACGCCGAGGAGCCCCAGGTCACCCGCGTCGAACGCTACGAGCCGGTGGCTCGGTTGCTGGTATACGGGGATGTGGCCCGGAGTGAACTTCGGGCCTTGAGTTACCGGTACGAAGACGAGCTGTTGGAGCGGGGCATCGACCGGGTGGCGATTACCGGTCTGCCGGAGCAGCAGATCAGTATCGACGTGCCCGTGGAACGCCTGGAAACCCTGGGCCTGTCCCTGGAACAGATTGCCGACCGCGTGGCCTCCATCTCCCGGGATCTGCCGGCGGGCATGATGGCCCAGCAGGACGCGACGCGGGAGTTGCGGGCGGTGGAGCAACGCCGTTCGCCTCAGGCGTTCGAGAGCGTTCCGGTACTCAGTGGTGACCGGATCCAGTTGCGGCTGGGGGATATTGCCATCATCCGTCAGGAGGCCCGGGACAACCAGGTCACCCTGACTCGGGATGGTCATCCGGCCGTGGAACTGCAGCTGCAGCGGGCCGAGAACGGAAACTCTCTGGCCGCCGCCGAGGTGCTGGACCAGTGGCTCAAAGAGACCCGGCCCACCCTGCCGCCGTCGCTGAAACTGGAGGTGTACGACCAGACCTGGCAGCTGCTGAACGATCGCATCTCGTTGCTGGTGACCAACGGTCTCGGTGGCCTGGTCCTGGTGGTGTGCCTGCTGTACCTGTTTCTGCCCGGGCGGGTGGCGCTCTGGGTGGCGATTGGCATTCCGACGGCGTTTCTGGCCTCCATGGCGGTGCTCTGGGGCATTGGCGGTTCCATCAACATGATCTCCCTGTTTGCGCTGATCATGGCGCTGGGGGTGATCGTCGACGACGCCATCGTGGTGGGCGAGGATGCCGATGCCCATGCCCGGATGGGGGAGGAATCCATCTACGCCTCCGAGGGGGCGGCCAAGCGTATGGTGTGGCCGGTGCTGGCGTCGTCGTTGACCACGGTGGCGGCGTTCATGCCACTGCTGGTGGTGGGCGGCGTGATCGGCAATATCCTGGGGGACATCCCCACGGTGATGATCTGCGTCCTGGTGGCTTCACTGCTGGAGTGCTTTATTGTCCTGCCCGCGCACCTGCGTCATGCCTTCGTCGAGCGCCCCGGCAAGTCCCGGGCGCCCGAGGCGCGGGTGAATCCGGTCGGGCGTTTACGGGCGGGGTTTGAACGGCGCTTCGATCACTTCCGCCAGGGCACCTTCCGCCGGTTTTCCCTGCTCAGCCTGAAACACCGGGGCATGACTCTGGCCGGGGCATTGGCGTTGTCATTACTGACGGTCGGGCTGCTGGTTGGCGGCCGTCTCGGCTTCAACTTCTTCCCGACGCCGGAACCCTCGATCTTCTACGCCAACGCCAGCTTCGTTGCCGGTACCGATCAGGGCACGGTGGACCGGTTCCTGGCGCAGATGCGCCAGACCCTGAACGACACCGAGGAGGCCCTCGGCGGCGACCTGATCCTGCACGCTGTGACGACCCGGGGCGCCACCCTGGGTGCCGAGGGCCGATCCCGGAATGGCGACGAACTCGGGGCCATGATGATCGAACTGGTGCCGTCGGACCAGCGTTCGGTCCGCAACCCGGATTTCATCAACGAGTGGCGCAGTCGCCTGCGTCTGCCCGCCGGCCTCGATAACCTGAGTATTTCCGAGCGACAAGCGGGGCCGCCCGGACGGGACGTCAACGTACGGCTGACCGGTAACGACGCCGAGAGCCTGAAGGCGGCGGCCGATGAGTTGTCCCAGTCGCTGGCAACCCTGCCCGGGGTGCTTGACGTGGAAGACGATATGCCCTGGGGCCGGGAACAGCTGATCTATCAGGTCAGTGCCTACGGTGAGGCCCTCGGGCTGACCACCGCGGAACTGGGCCGGCAGTTGCGGGCCGCGTTTGATGGCCGGATCGCCCAGATCTACCAGGACGGCCGGGATGAGGTCGAGGTTCGGGTGCAGTTGCCCCGCTACCAGCGGGAACGGCTCTCCACCCTGTCGCAGATGACGGTCCGGGTATCCGATGGCCGCTTTGTACCACTGTCGCAGGTCATGAACCTGGATCACCGCCAGGGCTTCCAGGCGCTGCGGCATGCTGATGGCAAGCTGTCAGTCGAGGTTACATCCGGGCTCAATACCCGGGTCAGTACCACCGACCAGATTCTGGACAGCCTGCAGGCCGAGGCACTGCCCGACATCGCCAGCCGGTTCAATGTCCGGTACAGCTTTGAGGGCCGGGCCGCCGACCAGCGGGAGACCCTGGCCGATATGCGGACTGGGCTGATGATTGGTCTTGGCCTGATGTACGTGGTACTGGCCTGGGTGTTTGCGTCCTGGAGCCTGCCGCTGATCGTGATGGCCATCATTCCGTTTGCCCTGGTGGGTGCCCTGCTGGGGCATTGGCTGATGGGGCTTCAGCTCACCATTTTGTCCCTGTTCGGGTTGTTTGGCCTGTCGGGGATTGTGGTCAATAACGCGATTATTCTCGTAGCCTTCTATAACCAGCAACGGCAGAAAGGCCTGGGGATTACCGAGGCACTGAACGAGGCCGCCGTGCAGCGGGTCCGGGCGGTGTTGCTGACCTCCCTGACCACCATCGGAGGCCTGCTGCCACTGCTGTTCGAAACCTCGTTGCAGGCTCAGTTCCTGATCCCCATGGCGACGTCGATCGCCTTCGGTCTGGGTCTGTCGACGCTGCTGGTCCTGCTGGTTATTCCGGTGCTGTTGTCATGGATGGAGCAGTTCCGGGAATGGCAGGCGCATCGTCATGGCGAAACGGCAACGCCGCTCGGGGCGGAAGAATGA